ACCAACGAATTCTATCAGGACTAGGGAAATGAGTACATTGGTCTCAAGGTATCAGAAAAAGACCTAAAAACAGTaggattatatattttacatgtgggattatatattttttagcgAAGCACATGCAAGGATTgttagtcttttattttttgagcgAGTACAATTTGCATTTGCAACGGGTTTGCAGCTGAATAAGGGAAATATTTGAAGCTTGGGTTCATTTCATTTGAGAAATCCATGAGATGTAATGTACAAGGGAAGACAATTTTGTTCACATTGtgtgcttttcttttctttttttcccttacCCATTTCCCTTCTTCTAGAGGGTAGTGGTAAGGACTGAGTATTTTTTGGGGGGCCTTTATCCTCTAATCTTAGTTCTAGCTTGTCATCCTCAACCTGTTGCGTATAACTACTTTCTAATGACAAAAAAGCTTTTTCTGGTACATGAGGACTTCTCATGGTATCTTATTGcgtgttttaatttaaaatttaaacattgaaGTAAAAATTTGTGTATGTTGATGCTATTTCTCCAAATTTGATTCTTGGCTTGTAGAGTTCATGATAATAAGATGTCCTCtaagttgcatttatttttctcCTCATACTGGTGCTGgcattttctttgagttttagAATACAATGGAGTTTATATAATTAAGAGGAAAATAGCTAATAACATGATATGTTCCTCTTGCCTTGGTCTTGCTTGTAAACTGTCTAGAATAGCACTTGGCTCAGAGCTCCATCAAGTGTGTCAAATAAGTGGTCATGCATTTTTAATTCACTCATTCGTGATCTGACAGTTTGTTGattggatgattttttttttttgggtagaGGTGATTGGATGCTTGAAAAGAAAACCATCTCAGTTCCCCTCCATATAACCAACCAAATCTATCTTTTTCTCTCTTGTCCTCATTTTTACTTGccatatatttttccatttgtCATGTTCAAGATTTATTAGTAACAACCTGAAACTATCTTTTGCCCTTCTATATTCAGCCATCTTCGTCTCTTCTCTGATCAGCTGAGTAAGCCAAGCTAAAATAGTCAAAATCTAATGTACTGAGTGCCTCTAGTAGCACTGGTCATAGAAGTGGATCCAGGAGACCTTATGTTCCTCCAAGCACCTGGAAAGTCAGAAGGTGGCATGTGTTTGGATTCTTTTGTTTAATAAGTTTGTTAGGTAGTATTATGTCCTAAAAACTGTTTTTTCTTTGTCTCAGTGAGGTTAAGTGAAAAATGTGGCTTATAATCATAATgatccccctttttttttgtacaattctcatttatttcatatcACAGTTTTTCAACCAATCACATAGCTGAGCTGggctttaattttctttttgaattccGACATCTTCGTTTCCTTCCTTGTATTTGAATGTATATTACCTTAGATCTTCTCATATATGTAGTTCCACTGTGTTAGCCGTGAAGTCTATCTATATGGCCTTTTTCTTTGGGAACCAAAGTCTTAACTTCTTTTGTTGCTTTCTCAATGAGATGGGCATCATACATGCTTTCTTCATTTAACTTCTGCCTTGCCTGTAAAATGTTTTTGTTACTGGAAATGTCTGTTTGCTTATAATCTGCAAAAAAAGTAATTTCAGTTGAAAACTATGTTGATTAAATAgctttagcatttattagcgtTTTCTGAGAGGTTGAAGAACCGGTATGACTTAGATAATAGAAGTTTCAATAAGATGATAAGCTTGCTCATGTGTTGAGTACCATTAcctaattaatattcttttgttctTGCAATGGTTATAACTTTTACATGTTGAGTACTTTTACCAGATTAATGTTCTCGTATTCTTGCTGTAGTTGACATCAACGGCAGATGCATCTGGGACCACAATCCAGCCTTCAGTTCCTGTTCAACTTGCGCAATTTATTGTTGCAATGCTTGTCATGGATGCATGGCAGTACTTTGTTCACCGTTTCATGCATCAAAACAAATTTCTGTACCGTCATGTCCACTCCCAACATCATAGGCTGGTTGTTCCCTATGCAATTGGGGCCCTTTACAATCACCCACTTGAGGGTCTCTTGCTCGATACTTTTGGTGGTGCCATCTCTTTCCTTGTCTCTGGAATGACTGCACGAACAGCTGTAGTTTTCTTCTGTTTTGCTGTGATTAAAACTGTGGATGATCATTGTGGGCTATGGTTGCCTGGtaatattttccatatatttttctGGAATAACTCTGCTTATCATGACATCCATCATCAACTCCAAGGCACAAAGTATAACTACTCTCAGCCGTTCTTCGCCAACTGGGATAAGCTACTTGGAACTCATATGCCTTATGATCTTTTGAAGCGACCGGAGGGGGGTTTTGAGGTAAGGCTAAAGAAAGACTAGTCACATTCTGTTGATTTGTCTTGTGTAGTTAGAGGCTCTCGCTTCACACTGTAACAGTTTTTTCCTTGAGGTTGTGCCATTCttgagaagttgaatttgttttgtttgaGGCTTTAAGTTCTAGGGATCCGGCATGTCATtgggttatttatttatttatagttgcTTGACCATGTTCTGTATTGCAATTGTTTCACCAACTAATATTTGCTTTATGTTACCCGGTATTTAAATCTTCATGTTGTGTAATTTGTATGGGACTAGCTGATGAGCTGTTCAAGAGGGCTAGAATTGGTGTATAAGATTATTTTTAAGTACTGATTTCGGGTTGCTCTTAGACTTTATGTTTATTAATGTCcaatttgatttgtttgataTGTGCTTTTGCCTGAGCCAAAGCAAACATGTGATCATTTTCCAGAGAGGTTTAAGCATATGAATGGAACAAACCTTAATTGTTCAAGGCAAGGTGGGAAAAGAAGAATCtgttaaattatcaattaacaTTTTGCTAGTGTTGCACTTACCAGTAATCTCGACAAGAACAGAATCCATCTATAAATTTGTGGAACCGAACTCGATCTCTCACGACAATTTGTCGCTTATATAACTTTGATACGAGCTTAATCACAACATGACAATCTCCACATATCCTAAGATTCTTGATCACTCGAATTGGGGTTCCTTCACTCGTACTAATCAAGCCAAAGGCCACTGCCAACTTCTCACTATGATAACACAGTTGGTTCTCCTTCTCCTCCTCCCCTATGTCATGAAGAACAAAACTAGTCTCTGCAACGTAGCCCAACTCTTTAATCTTGAATCTGATCTCATCCAATTTCGCATATATCTCTTTCCACCTGGCATTGCTCTTATCATCGGTGAAAAACTTGTGCCTCAAACCGTCCACCTCTATGTAGCTAAAACCAGGCACCTTTTTCACATCCCTGTTCTTCATAGCATCCCTCACCTTACCAACATCATTCCATCTCTCATGCGCAGCATATATGTTTGATAACAACACAAAATCCCCGCAATTAGTAGACCCCATCTCTACTAGATTCCTCGAAGCAATCTCTGCCATCTCCACATCCTTGTAAATCCGGCAAGCTCCAAGCAAACTCTGCCAAAGCACCACGTCAGGCACCATTGGCATGGAATTGATAATATCATAAGCTTCTTTAAGCCTCCCGGCTCGACCTAGCAAATCAACCATACACCCATAATGCTTTACATTAGGCTCCACTCCATGCTTCCCCATCATATTAAACAATCTCACACCATCCTCCACCAGGCCAGCATGATTACAAGCACATAATACAGTGAGATATGTGACAGCATCTGGTTGCACCCCAGCTCCATCCATTCGCTGAAAAAGTTCCAGCGCTTTACATCCATCTCCGTCCATTGCAAAGGCCATGATCATAGTATTCCATGTAACGAGACACTTTCTACAATCCATGTCATCAAACACACCATACGCCTTATCCACAAATCCGCAATTTGCATACATATCAATAAGCGCATTACAAACTTGCAGGTTCATATCaaacttttggttccttataAACCCATGAATCTTTAGACCTTCTTTAAAATCTCCCATATGCGAACACGCTGAAAGAACACCAATAACTGTTACCTCATTAGGCTTTAAACCTTCAACTCCCATTCTCTTAAACAAATCTAATGCTTCACTCGCTTGGCTCCCTTGAGCCAACCCGAAAATCAAGGAATTCCACGAGGCGATATCTCTTTGAGGCATTTCATCGAACACTTTCCTAGCATAACTTAGATTGCCAACTTTAGCATACAGATCCAGCAAAGTAGTTCCTAACAAAGCATCCGCCATGAACCCAAAGCGTATGATGTTAGCATGAAGTTGAAGAGACTCCGTAGCAGCCAAGACACGTGCGCAAGCTTTAAGAGTGAAAGAGCAAGTGAGGGCATCCACTCTGAAAGATCCACGTAGCATGGCTCTGTACCATGCGAAAGCGGTGGAGGGTTGAGGGCTTTGCATCAGGCCGCGGATAATGGCATTGAAGTCATTGGTAAAAGGAGTTGGGATTTGGTGGAAAACAGAGATAGCAAAGGAGAGAGAGCCAAAGGGGGCGATGGCACAAAGATCGAGGAGTTTGGAGCGAATGCGGCAGTTGAAGGTGCCGGTTGTGATGAAGTAAGCTTGGAGTTGCTTTATGTGGGAGAAGGACGCGCATCTCTGTACGAGTGACTCAAGAATTGGCCATTCCATGTGGAGTTTGGACCTTCAAATTGTAGTATACTAGTTATCCTGGTATATCTTAGTTGAGAGCTCCTGCTTCTGGAGCGTAGAGTAGAATTTCGGATATTAGTTTCCTTTACCTTGTACAAAGCTATCTTTAACTAGTATAAATATCTTTACTGCTAATAGAAATGCATTGaggtttcaatttcttttcccCTATGGAAAACACAACTCTTGCCCATGATAGCCAGTTGCGGTTTGAATATCACCTTGACCAAAGTGAATCGATTTCTCCGTTGGTGCTCGAAGATGGTACATCAAATCTTATGTTCAGGTCTTGGAAATGATAGGATAAATGGTACTCAGTTGTGAAAAAGTGTTTTGGTTTACTGAATCTTCCAACCAGTTGTTGTAATTAATGATGTAATACAAGTTGGAAGTTGGAACAAGCGAGTATATCAGATTTGAAAAGAGtagggcaaaaaaaaaaaaaaacaatatttgttaacgaagttaaaatttattagttgtACTTTGTGAatcttctattaaaaaattattttatttaacaattaaccTAGTATAATTATTGGCTTAACCCTTATCTTTGCAGcccaaaatcaaataattattataaattactcTCTCAAATATTTTACTTACAATTAGTGTAAACTGTTCAAAGAATACCTAATACAAGAGTATAAAACTACAAAGTAAacacaacatttaaaataaaaaaattatccacACAAAATCTCccttttgaatttcaaaacaaaacctTCAAGTGAAGCAATATACAAATAAGATATTATCTCTAAGTTAATCTGACGAGCTTATGctctaagaaaaataaacataaaaaaaagactccctttttcaaattcaataagggttaaaaaataaataattgacataaataaaatcaagtGAAACATGAAACAATGATCATTGATTCGAGtcataacaaaaacataaagcTGAAAAACAAGCTCAAGTTTGAAAGTCCACTCGTGTCGATCCGAATTCGAGAAATTTCGAGCTCGTAATAGATTCGAGCCTAAGAAAGCTTGAGACCAAGAAAATCCAAGCTAGGTAGAACTCAAGCTCGAAAGCTTGAGTCTGTAAGAATTTGAGCTCCAGACCAATCTAGCCCGAGTCCAAAATAAATCCGACCTAAAACCTGAAAAAGCCAAAATATATAACTgaacaaaatgattaatataattatatgatattacttaaaataaaaataaatgataattataacaccccaaacttgacctaaacgttatggtcgaatctggagATGTTATGAACAAAAGTTAGAAATCCGTCTTTTCCTTTAACAATATCGTACCTCTTTGTTTTAAAGAATATGTCGTCATAATCATTACTGAAAACCATTGATCGTATACTCtttcaaataaaacaataatttatagTGGAAGTTTAAAAGTcgttatattttgaaaaccaagtttATTTTCTCGAAAGCGTTTGATCTCATTAAACAGTTGTTTTTGTAAATTGTTTTGTCAAGCGTCGCAAGGAATCTcaaatcaaatccaaaaataaaacccaaaagtCTAGACAGTCCCAAAATCACATATCTctcaaaaccaaacaaaaaaaaaggtaaacttttaaagtaaatgaaatttACGGACAAGTGGTCACAACTAAGCCTCCGTTGCACTGACCCGCCTAAGTCTATGGGTTACCTGAATAGAATAGACAGACAGAAAGTGAGTTttaaaaactcagtgtgtaactcaaCGGAAacataaatttagattttatcgCATGACAGAACAGATACACACATAAATCCTTAATAGAATCAGATTATCAACAGAATCATATAGATACAGATATACAAAGTTTTACCCCcttcctctacacaccaactccgaccatcccaacacaccacgtggggtgtaaaacacccacccatccctacacaccacatagtgtctatatgacacttttcagaaTAATCATAGTCGTGCTGCCAGTATATTGGTGAAATATTGCCTCACAGaatacttcctccacatatcCCGCCTCATAGTCAAATACAACAGAGTACCAGATAAATCAGAATTATCAAATACCAAATACTAGAATTATTACATCAAACATGCTCTTATAACATATAATAGACATGTATATACACAACAAATCATAAATTTTGGGCATTACAACACGTACATTTAGGTATTGCATATGATAAATATCATACAAACAGTTTATCAAATCTCATGCTTCAAGGCTTATCTAAGCCCATACCAACCCCACAGTAGGCCCAAAGTCGATCGAAATGACATGTACGACCCTagagaaaaattctaaaatttgggcccacatgcccatgtgggcccacacgaccTGGGTCACGACCCACACGTCCGAATGGCTTGCCCATGTGGgctcacacgcctgtgtggcctaCACACCCAAATTGGCCAAGCTCGTGTCGCCCACACAGCCACACACACCCGTCACACGGCAGGCACACGCCCGTATGGCGTCAACAGGCCAAATTTTTGGCTTTCGCTAATCGACATTGTCTCGTGTTTTTGTTACACACCTGGTTCGATTTTGATATGGAAACAACTATGAGAGCACTAGTACCTAAAAATCGACAATAAACGTTCCAATTAGCCATGTTTCCTTAATTAACTGAAgtaatattgtaacacccctaacccgtaaccGTTGCCAAATtaaggttacgaggcattactaaatAAGACACAATTCAACACAAACATTTATCACCTTTCATGCACCAATGAATAACTATACATTTGTAACATTAATAAACTCAGATGTCCACGAATAATTTATACTAGattcgaaaaatataaattattaaaaccaaTGCACCTCAAATGTTTAATCAAACTAACTAaacatattttacttattataaaatatcataacaaATTACATGTACATTATAATTCCATTAGTCAAACTTATGATTATATAGTAAAGCATTTGGACATTtacataaacatcaatcatatgtCACTTTCATATACTCAACTTGCAACAATACATTCATTATATAAAACTTATCCGCTTGTGCATGTTTAAACCACAACTAACCGTATCACTTCATAACATTAACTAATaccaatataatttatttataagcttTGTACATGTACATATTAGTTTAAGTTTAACTATACTACACGGTAAAATGAGCAAAATTTTACAAGTACATACAAGCCTATATGATTACAATTTCTGCACATGTGcatattaaaactaattaaatcatACTACACCACTTAATAAGCCTTCACATATGCGACATTGTAACATTACAGCATAGCCTAACATCCCTTTA
This genomic stretch from Gossypium raimondii isolate GPD5lz chromosome 6, ASM2569854v1, whole genome shotgun sequence harbors:
- the LOC105773387 gene encoding very-long-chain aldehyde decarbonylase GL1-9, which translates into the protein MVFWEGYVSDEAMGTVAPVVVYWLYAGFYQLLPPLDKYRLHTRKEEEEKNAVPFVSVVRGVLFQQLVQATVAKLLFLLTSTADASGTTIQPSVPVQLAQFIVAMLVMDAWQYFVHRFMHQNKFLYRHVHSQHHRLVVPYAIGALYNHPLEGLLLDTFGGAISFLVSGMTARTAVVFFCFAVIKTVDDHCGLWLPGNIFHIFFWNNSAYHDIHHQLQGTKYNYSQPFFANWDKLLGTHMPYDLLKRPEGGFEVRLKKD
- the LOC105773386 gene encoding pentatricopeptide repeat-containing protein At1g34160, giving the protein MEWPILESLVQRCASFSHIKQLQAYFITTGTFNCRIRSKLLDLCAIAPFGSLSFAISVFHQIPTPFTNDFNAIIRGLMQSPQPSTAFAWYRAMLRGSFRVDALTCSFTLKACARVLAATESLQLHANIIRFGFMADALLGTTLLDLYAKVGNLSYARKVFDEMPQRDIASWNSLIFGLAQGSQASEALDLFKRMGVEGLKPNEVTVIGVLSACSHMGDFKEGLKIHGFIRNQKFDMNLQVCNALIDMYANCGFVDKAYGVFDDMDCRKCLVTWNTMIMAFAMDGDGCKALELFQRMDGAGVQPDAVTYLTVLCACNHAGLVEDGVRLFNMMGKHGVEPNVKHYGCMVDLLGRAGRLKEAYDIINSMPMVPDVVLWQSLLGACRIYKDVEMAEIASRNLVEMGSTNCGDFVLLSNIYAAHERWNDVGKVRDAMKNRDVKKVPGFSYIEVDGLRHKFFTDDKSNARWKEIYAKLDEIRFKIKELGYVAETSFVLHDIGEEEKENQLCYHSEKLAVAFGLISTSEGTPIRVIKNLRICGDCHVVIKLVSKLYKRQIVVRDRVRFHKFIDGFCSCRDYW